Proteins from a genomic interval of Lelliottia amnigena:
- the ybhF_4 gene encoding ABC transporter, which produces MVHELAGDGMLILWSTSYLDEAEQCRDVLLMNEGELLYQGEPTALTQQMAGRCFLLHSPAETNRKLFAAGTETAAG; this is translated from the coding sequence ATGGTTCACGAACTGGCAGGCGACGGGATGCTCATTCTCTGGAGCACCTCTTATCTGGATGAAGCCGAGCAGTGCCGCGACGTGCTGTTGATGAACGAAGGCGAGCTGTTGTACCAGGGTGAGCCAACGGCGCTGACGCAGCAGATGGCGGGACGGTGTTTTTTACTGCACAGCCCGGCGGAAACCAACCGCAAATTGTTTGCAGCGGGTACTGAAACTGCCGCAGGTTAG
- a CDS encoding endonuclease/exonuclease/phosphatase, translating into MTQKNRHFSLKILTINTHKGFTAFNRRFILPELRDAVRTVGADIVCLQEVMGAHEIHPMHVENWPDTTHYEFLADTMWSDYAYGRNAVYPEGHHGNAVLSRFPIEHYENHDVSVGESEKRGLLYCRITPPELAFPIHVGCVHLGLREAHRQAQLNMMAKWVNALPEGEPVVVAGDFNDWRQRANRPLKAHAGLDEIFTRAHGRPARTFPVSFPLLRLDRIYVKNAHASSPTALALRTWRHLSDHAPLSAEIHL; encoded by the coding sequence ATGACGCAAAAAAACCGGCATTTTTCATTAAAAATATTGACGATAAACACACACAAGGGCTTCACGGCATTTAACCGCCGCTTCATTTTACCCGAGTTGCGGGACGCGGTACGCACCGTCGGCGCAGATATCGTGTGCCTGCAAGAGGTGATGGGCGCGCATGAGATTCACCCTATGCATGTCGAAAACTGGCCAGACACGACACATTATGAATTTTTGGCCGATACCATGTGGAGTGACTACGCCTACGGGCGCAACGCCGTCTACCCTGAAGGGCATCACGGTAATGCGGTTCTGTCGCGCTTTCCCATCGAACATTATGAAAATCACGACGTTTCAGTGGGCGAGAGCGAAAAGCGCGGGCTACTTTACTGTCGGATTACGCCACCGGAACTGGCGTTTCCGATTCACGTCGGGTGCGTCCATCTGGGCCTGCGCGAAGCACACCGTCAGGCACAGCTGAACATGATGGCGAAATGGGTGAATGCCCTCCCCGAAGGCGAACCGGTGGTCGTCGCGGGCGATTTCAACGACTGGCGGCAGCGCGCCAACCGTCCGCTGAAAGCTCACGCCGGGCTGGATGAGATCTTTACGCGCGCGCACGGGCGTCCGGCGCGGACCTTCCCGGTGAGTTTCCCGTTGCTTCGCCTCGACCGAATTTATGTCAAAAACGCGCACGCCAGCAGCCCAACTGCGCTGGCGCTGCGTACATGGCGTCATTTATCCGACCACGCCCCTTTAAGTGCGGAGATTCACTTATGA
- the ybhS_1 gene encoding ABC transporter, with amino-acid sequence MTVIGAILTSLVIAREWERGTMEALLSTEVTRVELLLCKLIPYYFLGMLAMLLCMLVSVFILGVPYRGSLILLFLITSLFLLSTLGMGLLISTITRNQFNAAQVALNAAFLPSIMLSGFIFQIDSMPAIIRAVTYIIPARYFVNTLQSLFLAGNIPSVLVINILFLMASAVMFIGLTWMKTKRRLD; translated from the coding sequence ATGACCGTCATTGGCGCGATCCTGACCTCACTGGTGATCGCCCGCGAATGGGAGCGCGGCACGATGGAAGCGTTGCTCTCGACCGAAGTCACCCGCGTGGAGCTGCTGCTGTGTAAACTGATTCCGTACTATTTTCTGGGCATGCTGGCGATGCTGCTGTGCATGCTGGTGTCGGTGTTTATCCTCGGCGTGCCCTATCGCGGCTCGCTGATTCTGCTGTTCCTGATCACCAGCCTGTTTTTGCTCAGCACGCTCGGGATGGGGCTGTTGATTTCGACCATTACCCGCAACCAGTTTAACGCCGCGCAGGTGGCGCTGAACGCCGCGTTTCTGCCGTCGATTATGCTGTCCGGGTTTATTTTCCAGATTGACAGCATGCCGGCGATTATCCGTGCGGTGACCTATATCATCCCGGCGCGGTATTTCGTTAATACGCTGCAAAGCCTGTTTCTGGCGGGCAATATTCCGTCGGTGTTAGTGATCAATATTCTGTTTTTAATGGCGTCGGCGGTGATGTTTATCGGTCTGACATGGATGAAAACCAAGCGGCGGCTGGATTAA
- the ybhF_2 gene encoding ABC transporter, which yields MHEPDILFLDEPTSGVDPITRREFWLHINSMVEKGVTVMVTTTLWMRRNIATASGWSIAAS from the coding sequence ATGCACGAGCCGGACATTCTGTTTCTCGACGAACCGACTTCCGGCGTGGATCCCATCACCCGCCGTGAGTTTTGGCTGCACATCAACAGCATGGTCGAGAAAGGCGTGACCGTGATGGTCACGACCACTTTATGGATGAGGCGGAATATTGCGACCGCATCGGGCTGGTCTATCGCGGCAAGCTGA
- the ybhF_1 gene encoding ABC transporter — MDEAEYCDRIGLVYRGKLIAHGTPDDLKAQAADDDNQDLTMEQAFITLINDWDKEHASES, encoded by the coding sequence ATGGATGAGGCGGAATATTGCGACCGCATCGGGCTGGTCTATCGCGGCAAGCTGATTGCGCACGGTACGCCGGACGATTTGAAAGCCCAGGCCGCTGATGACGACAACCAGGACCTCACCATGGAGCAGGCGTTTATCACGCTTATCAATGACTGGGATAAGGAGCACGCCAGTGAGTCATAA
- the ybhF_3 gene encoding ABC transporter yields MPRPITWILRSSAGEIFGLLGPNGAGKSTTFKMMCGLLVPTSGKALVLGMDLKVSSGKARQHLGYMAQKFSLYGNLTVEQNLRFFSGVYGLRGKAQNEKIARMSDAF; encoded by the coding sequence TTGCCGCGACCGATCACGTGGATTTTGCGGTCAAGCGCCGGGGAGATTTTCGGCCTGCTGGGCCCGAACGGTGCGGGGAAATCCACTACCTTCAAAATGATGTGTGGTCTGCTGGTACCGACATCCGGCAAAGCGCTGGTGCTGGGCATGGACCTGAAGGTCAGCTCCGGCAAAGCGCGCCAGCATCTGGGCTATATGGCGCAAAAATTCTCGCTGTACGGCAACCTCACCGTTGAACAAAATCTGCGATTTTTCTCCGGCGTGTACGGCCTGCGCGGCAAAGCGCAGAACGAGAAAATCGCCCGCATGAGCGACGCGTTTTAG
- the ybhQ gene encoding inner membrane protein — MKWQQRIRVATGLSCWQIMLHLLVVAALVMGWMSGALVRVGLGLCVMYGVTVLSMLFLQRHHDARWREVGDVLEELTTTWYFGAAMIVLWLLSRVLQNNLLLALAGLAILAGPAVVSLLTKEKKLRNIASKHRVRH, encoded by the coding sequence ATGAAGTGGCAACAACGCATTCGCGTCGCAACTGGCCTCAGTTGCTGGCAGATTATGTTGCATTTACTGGTCGTGGCGGCACTGGTAATGGGCTGGATGAGCGGCGCGCTGGTGCGTGTCGGCTTAGGGTTATGCGTCATGTATGGCGTGACCGTGCTGTCGATGCTGTTTTTGCAGCGTCACCACGACGCACGTTGGCGCGAAGTGGGTGATGTGCTCGAAGAGCTCACCACCACCTGGTATTTTGGTGCGGCAATGATTGTGCTGTGGCTGTTGTCACGCGTGCTGCAAAACAACCTGTTGCTGGCCCTGGCGGGTCTGGCAATCCTTGCAGGACCCGCAGTGGTCTCATTACTGACTAAAGAGAAAAAGTTACGCAATATTGCGTCTAAACATCGCGTACGCCACTGA
- the ybhS_2 gene encoding inner membrane transport permease ybhS has protein sequence MSHKSLSWRRVRALCVKETRQIVRDPSSWLIAVVIPLLLLFIFGYGINLDSSKLRVGILLEQQSEEALDFTHALTGSPYIDATISDNRQELVQKMQAGRIRGLIVIPVDFAANMARANTDAPIQVITDGSEPNTANFVQGYAEGIWQLWQMQRAEDRGEKFEPLIDVQTRYWFNPAAISQHFIIPAR, from the coding sequence GTGAGTCATAAAAGCTTATCCTGGCGCCGGGTGCGCGCCCTGTGCGTCAAAGAGACGCGGCAGATCGTGCGCGATCCGAGCAGCTGGTTGATTGCGGTGGTGATCCCTCTGCTGTTGCTGTTTATTTTCGGTTACGGCATTAACCTCGACTCCAGCAAGCTGCGGGTGGGGATTTTGCTGGAACAGCAGAGCGAAGAGGCGCTCGATTTTACCCATGCCCTGACCGGCTCGCCGTATATCGACGCCACTATCAGCGATAACCGGCAGGAACTGGTTCAGAAAATGCAGGCCGGGCGCATTCGCGGGCTGATCGTCATTCCGGTCGATTTTGCCGCCAACATGGCGCGAGCAAATACCGACGCACCGATTCAGGTGATCACCGACGGCAGCGAGCCGAATACCGCTAACTTCGTGCAAGGCTACGCCGAGGGGATCTGGCAGCTGTGGCAAATGCAGCGCGCGGAAGATCGCGGGGAAAAATTTGAACCGCTGATCGACGTGCAAACCCGCTACTGGTTTAACCCGGCGGCGATCAGCCAGCACTTTATCATCCCGGCGCGGTGA
- the macA_1 gene encoding putative HlyD family secretion protein has product MKKPVVVILAVVVLLAAGIGGWLWYQSQQDRGLTLYGNVDIRTLNMSFRVGGRLESLAVDEGDTVKSGQLLGQLDKAPYENALMQAKASVSVAQAQYDLMLAGYRDEEVAQAEAAVKQAKAAYDYSQNFYNRQQGLWKSRTISANDLENARSSRDQAQATLKSAQDKLSQYRTGNRPQDIAQAKANLEQAQAQLAQAELDLHDTTLVAPSNGMLMTRAVEPGSMLSAGSTVLTLSLTRPVWVRAYIDEPNLSQAQPGREILLYTDGRPDKPYHGKIGFVSPTAEFTPKTVETPDLRTDLVYRLRIIVTDADDALRQGMPITVKFNDGEGHE; this is encoded by the coding sequence ATGAAAAAACCTGTCGTGGTCATACTGGCGGTAGTCGTTCTGCTGGCAGCCGGCATCGGCGGCTGGCTGTGGTATCAAAGCCAGCAGGATCGAGGTCTTACGCTTTACGGCAACGTCGATATTCGCACGCTCAATATGAGCTTCCGCGTTGGCGGGCGTCTGGAATCACTCGCCGTTGACGAGGGCGATACGGTAAAAAGTGGGCAACTGCTCGGTCAGCTTGATAAGGCTCCGTATGAAAACGCATTGATGCAGGCCAAAGCCAGCGTGTCGGTGGCGCAGGCCCAGTATGATTTGATGCTGGCGGGCTACCGCGACGAAGAGGTCGCGCAGGCAGAAGCCGCCGTCAAACAGGCGAAAGCCGCCTACGATTATTCGCAAAACTTCTATAACCGTCAGCAGGGGTTGTGGAAAAGCCGCACTATTTCCGCCAACGATCTGGAGAACGCCCGCTCCTCACGCGATCAGGCCCAGGCAACGCTCAAATCCGCCCAGGATAAATTGAGTCAGTACCGCACCGGTAATCGCCCACAGGATATTGCCCAGGCGAAAGCCAATCTCGAACAGGCGCAGGCGCAGCTGGCGCAGGCGGAACTGGATCTGCACGATACCACGCTTGTCGCGCCATCGAACGGCATGCTGATGACCCGCGCCGTCGAGCCGGGCAGCATGTTAAGTGCGGGCAGCACCGTGCTGACCCTTTCGCTGACCCGTCCAGTGTGGGTTCGCGCCTATATTGACGAACCGAATCTCAGCCAGGCGCAGCCAGGACGCGAAATATTGCTGTATACCGATGGCCGTCCGGATAAGCCGTATCACGGCAAAATCGGGTTTGTTTCCCCGACGGCTGAATTCACACCGAAAACCGTCGAGACCCCGGACCTGCGTACCGATCTGGTTTATCGTCTGCGGATTATCGTGACTGATGCCGACGATGCGCTGCGTCAGGGCATGCCAATCACCGTCAAATTCAATGATGGGGAAGGACATGAATGA
- the ybhR gene encoding ABC-2 type transporter, with the protein MFHRLWTLIRKELQSLLREPQTRAILVLPVLIQVLLFPFAATLEVTNATIAIYNEDNGKHSVELTQRFARAKAFTHVLLLKSPQEIKPTIDTQKALLLVRFPADFSRNLDTFQTAPMQLILDGRNSNSAQIAANYLQQVVKNYQQELMDGKPKPNNSELVVRNWYNPNLDYKWFVVPSLIAMITTIGVMIVTSLSVAREREQGTLDQLLVSPLATWQIFVGKAVPALIVATFQASIVLGIGIWAYQIPFAGSLALFYFTMLIYGLSLVGFGLLISALCSTQQQAFIGVFVFMMPAILLSGYVSPVENMPVWLQDLTWVNPIRHFTDITKQIYLKDASMDIVWGSLWPLLVIAATTGSVAYAMFRRNIA; encoded by the coding sequence ATGTTTCATCGTCTATGGACGTTAATTCGCAAAGAGCTGCAATCCCTGCTGCGTGAGCCGCAGACCCGCGCGATTCTGGTGCTGCCGGTGCTGATTCAGGTGCTGCTGTTTCCGTTTGCCGCCACGCTTGAGGTCACCAACGCTACTATCGCGATTTACAATGAAGACAACGGTAAACATTCGGTCGAGCTGACTCAGCGTTTCGCCCGTGCCAAAGCCTTTACCCACGTGCTGCTGCTGAAAAGTCCGCAGGAGATCAAACCGACCATCGACACGCAAAAGGCGCTGCTGCTGGTGCGTTTCCCGGCTGATTTCTCGCGTAACCTGGATACCTTCCAGACCGCGCCGATGCAGCTGATTCTTGACGGGCGTAACTCCAACAGCGCACAGATTGCGGCGAATTACCTGCAACAGGTGGTGAAGAATTATCAGCAGGAGCTGATGGACGGTAAGCCGAAACCGAACAACAGCGAGCTGGTAGTGCGCAACTGGTACAACCCGAATCTGGATTACAAATGGTTTGTCGTGCCATCGCTGATCGCCATGATCACCACCATTGGGGTGATGATCGTGACGTCACTGTCGGTCGCGCGTGAACGTGAACAAGGGACGCTCGATCAGCTGCTGGTGTCTCCCCTTGCCACCTGGCAGATATTTGTTGGAAAAGCCGTTCCCGCGCTGATCGTCGCCACGTTCCAGGCCAGCATTGTGTTGGGAATTGGCATCTGGGCGTATCAGATTCCATTTGCCGGATCGCTGGCGCTGTTTTACTTCACGATGCTTATCTACGGGTTATCGCTGGTGGGATTCGGTCTGCTGATTTCAGCGCTGTGTTCCACGCAACAGCAGGCGTTTATCGGCGTGTTTGTCTTTATGATGCCGGCGATTTTGCTGTCGGGCTACGTGTCACCAGTCGAAAACATGCCGGTCTGGCTACAGGATCTGACGTGGGTGAATCCCATCAGGCACTTTACGGATATCACGAAACAAATTTATCTGAAGGATGCGAGCATGGATATTGTGTGGGGAAGTTTGTGGCCGCTACTGGTCATAGCGGCCACGACAGGCTCAGTGGCGTACGCGATGTTTAGACGCAATATTGCGTAA
- the ybhO gene encoding cardiolipin synthase 2 encodes MKCSWREGNRITLLENGDEYYPAVYAALDKAQHRVILETFIWFEDGVGRQLHEAILRAAQRSVKVEVLLDGYGSPDLSDEFVNELTSAGVVFRYYDPRPPLLGMRTNVFRRMHRKIVVVDDAVAFVGGINYSDEHMSDYGPEAKQDYAIRVEGPVVQDILQFELENLPGESVTRRWWKRRHRPEENRQPGEAQALFIWRDNEEHRDDIERHYLKMLANAKREVIIANAYFFPGYRLLHAMRNAARRGVRVKLIVQGEPDMPIVTVGARLLYDYLVKGGVQIYEYRRRPLHGKVALMDDHWATVGSSNLDPLSLSLNLEANLIIHDREFNQTLRDNLTGIIARDCVRVDDSMVPKRTWWNLTKSVVVFHFLRHFPALVGWLPAHTPKLAQVPAPVQPTMETQDRVEAENTGGEAIMSKSHPRWRMAKKILTWLFFIAVIVLLVVYAQKIDWEEVWKVIRNYNRTVLLSAVGLVVVSYLIYGCYDLLGRAYCGHKLAKRQVMLVSFICYAFNLTLSTWVGGIGMRYRLYSRLGLPSSTITRIFSLSITTNWLGYILLGGVIFTIGVVQLPAHWYIDETTLRILGIVLLLIIAVYLWACAFAKHRHMTIKGQKLVLPTWKFALMQMAISSANWMVMGAIIWLLIGEDVNYFFVLGVLLVSSIAGVIVHIPAGIGVLEAVFIALLAGEHVSHGKIIAALLAYRMLYYFLPLALATVCYLILESRAKKLRAKNEKAMAK; translated from the coding sequence ATGAAATGTTCATGGCGAGAAGGAAACCGGATCACGCTGCTGGAGAATGGTGACGAGTATTATCCAGCCGTGTATGCCGCGCTTGATAAGGCCCAGCACAGGGTGATTCTGGAAACGTTTATCTGGTTTGAAGATGGCGTTGGCCGTCAGCTTCATGAGGCCATTTTGCGAGCCGCACAGCGCAGCGTCAAAGTTGAAGTGCTGCTTGATGGCTACGGCTCACCCGATTTGAGCGACGAATTTGTCAACGAACTCACCTCGGCGGGCGTGGTGTTTCGTTATTACGATCCGCGCCCTCCTCTGCTGGGTATGCGCACCAACGTCTTCCGTCGGATGCACCGCAAAATCGTGGTGGTGGATGACGCTGTTGCCTTTGTCGGCGGGATTAACTATTCCGATGAGCACATGTCCGATTACGGCCCCGAAGCCAAACAGGATTATGCGATACGCGTCGAAGGCCCGGTAGTTCAGGATATTTTGCAGTTCGAGCTGGAAAACTTGCCCGGTGAATCCGTGACGCGTCGGTGGTGGAAACGCCGTCATCGTCCGGAAGAGAACCGTCAGCCGGGCGAAGCGCAGGCGCTGTTCATCTGGCGCGACAATGAAGAGCATCGTGACGATATCGAACGGCATTATTTGAAAATGCTGGCCAACGCGAAGCGTGAAGTGATTATCGCGAACGCCTATTTCTTCCCGGGCTATCGCCTGCTGCACGCCATGCGCAATGCCGCACGACGCGGTGTGCGGGTCAAACTGATTGTGCAGGGCGAGCCGGATATGCCGATTGTCACCGTCGGCGCACGGCTGCTGTACGATTATTTAGTCAAAGGCGGCGTGCAGATTTATGAATATCGTCGTCGTCCCCTGCACGGCAAAGTCGCACTGATGGACGATCACTGGGCCACCGTCGGCTCCAGTAATCTCGATCCCCTGAGCCTGTCGCTGAATCTTGAGGCCAACTTGATTATCCACGATCGTGAATTTAACCAGACCTTGCGCGATAACCTGACAGGTATTATCGCCCGCGACTGCGTGCGGGTGGACGATTCAATGGTGCCCAAACGCACCTGGTGGAATTTGACCAAAAGCGTGGTGGTGTTCCACTTCCTGCGACACTTCCCGGCGCTTGTCGGCTGGCTGCCCGCGCACACGCCTAAACTGGCGCAGGTCCCGGCACCGGTTCAACCTACAATGGAAACTCAGGATCGCGTTGAAGCCGAAAACACGGGGGGTGAAGCCATAATGAGCAAATCACATCCTCGCTGGCGAATGGCCAAAAAAATCCTCACCTGGCTCTTTTTTATCGCGGTCATTGTTCTATTGGTGGTGTACGCGCAGAAAATTGACTGGGAAGAGGTCTGGAAAGTTATCCGCAACTATAACCGCACGGTGCTGCTCAGCGCCGTCGGGCTGGTGGTTGTGAGTTATCTGATTTATGGCTGTTATGATTTACTCGGACGCGCCTATTGCGGGCATAAGCTGGCAAAACGCCAGGTGATGCTGGTGTCGTTTATCTGCTATGCCTTTAACCTGACGCTCAGCACGTGGGTGGGCGGCATCGGGATGCGCTACCGGCTTTACTCGCGGCTTGGGCTGCCGAGCAGTACCATCACGCGCATTTTTTCACTGAGTATTACCACCAACTGGCTGGGCTATATTCTGCTCGGTGGGGTGATCTTTACCATCGGCGTGGTGCAGTTACCGGCGCACTGGTATATCGACGAAACCACGCTGCGGATTTTGGGTATCGTTCTGCTGCTGATTATCGCGGTGTATCTTTGGGCTTGCGCGTTCGCCAAACATCGCCACATGACCATCAAAGGGCAAAAACTGGTTCTGCCGACGTGGAAATTTGCCCTGATGCAGATGGCGATTTCCAGCGCCAACTGGATGGTGATGGGCGCGATCATTTGGCTGTTGATCGGCGAAGACGTGAACTATTTCTTTGTCCTGGGCGTGCTGCTGGTGAGCAGTATCGCGGGCGTCATCGTGCATATCCCGGCGGGGATCGGCGTACTCGAAGCGGTGTTTATTGCGCTGCTGGCGGGGGAACATGTTTCTCACGGCAAGATTATCGCCGCGCTGCTGGCCTATCGCATGCTGTACTACTTCTTACCGCTGGCGCTGGCGACGGTCTGCTATCTGATTCTGGAGAGTAGGGCGAAGAAATTGCGGGCGAAAAACGAGAAGGCGATGGCGAAGTGA
- the ybhF_5 gene encoding ABC transporter, which translates to MNDAVIQLNSLVKRFAGMDKPAVAPLNCTLQKGYVTGLVGPDGAGKTTLMRMLAGLLKPDEGSATVLGLDPIKNDSELHAIMGYMPQKFGLYEDLTVMENLNLYADLRSVTGETRKTTFARLLEFTSLGPFTERLAGKLSGGMKQNWGWPVRWSASQKYCCWMNPALAWTHFAPRAVANGSRTGRRRDAHSLEHLLSG; encoded by the coding sequence ATGAATGACGCGGTTATCCAACTCAACAGTCTGGTAAAACGCTTTGCGGGAATGGATAAACCCGCCGTTGCGCCCCTGAATTGTACGTTGCAAAAAGGCTACGTGACCGGGCTGGTCGGCCCGGACGGTGCGGGGAAAACCACGCTCATGCGTATGCTCGCCGGACTGCTAAAACCGGATGAAGGCAGCGCCACCGTGCTCGGGCTTGATCCGATAAAAAACGACAGTGAGCTCCACGCCATCATGGGCTACATGCCGCAGAAATTTGGTCTGTATGAAGACCTGACGGTGATGGAAAACCTGAATTTATATGCTGATTTGCGTAGCGTAACCGGCGAAACGCGGAAAACAACGTTTGCGCGGCTGCTGGAATTTACCTCGCTGGGACCGTTCACCGAACGACTGGCGGGCAAGCTTTCGGGCGGCATGAAGCAAAACTGGGGTTGGCCTGTACGTTGGTCGGCGAGCCAAAAGTACTGCTGCTGGATGAACCCGGCGTTGGCGTGGACCCATTTCGCGCCGCGAGCTGTGGCAAATGGTTCACGAACTGGCAGGCGACGGGATGCTCATTCTCTGGAGCACCTCTTATCTGGATGA